In a single window of the Chionomys nivalis chromosome 11, mChiNiv1.1, whole genome shotgun sequence genome:
- the Snapc3 gene encoding snRNA-activating protein complex subunit 3, translated as MAENPQGGGASCSQHPVSSASHGSFPEYELPELHTRAFHVGAFGELWRGRLGARDLSLSEPQAVGQPADRGASDNSLEDAAVARDLGCSLEAAAELRVVCGLDKLRCLEEDEDPEVIPENTDLVTLCVRKGLLDYREENITIDRACRQETFAYEMESHALGKKPKNPEDMIEEGELILSVNILYPVIFNKHKEHKPYQTVLVLGSQKLTELRDSICCVSDLQIGGEFSSTPDQAPEHISKDLYKSAFFYFEGTFYNDKRYPECRDLSRTIIEWSESHDRGYGKFQTARMEDFTFNDLNIKLGFPYLYCHQGDCEHVVVITDIRLAHHDDCLDRTLYPLLTKKHWLWTRKCFVCKMYTARWVTNNDTFAPEDPCFFCDVCFRMLHYDSEGNKLGEFLAYPYVDPGTFN; from the exons ATGGCGGAGAACCCGCAGGGCGGCGGTGCGAGTTGTTCGCagcacccagtctctagtgcGAGCCACGGCAGCTTCCCAGAGTACGAGCTTCCGGAGCTGCACACCCGGGCGTTCCACGTGGGCGCCTTTGGGGAGCTGTGGCGCGGCCGGCTCGGGGCCCGGGATTTGTCGCTGAGCGAGCCGCAGGCAGTCGGGCAGCCTGCGGACCGAGGGGCGTCGGACAACAGCTTGGAGGATGCTGCGGTGGCCCGGGATCTGGGCTGCAGTCTGGAGGCGGCGGCAGAGCTGAGGGTCGTGTGCGG CCTTGATAAACTGAGATGCCTCGAAGAAGATGAAGACCCAGAAGTCATCCCTGAGAACACTGATCTCGTGACTTTATG TGTTAGGAAGGGGCTCTTGGACTATCGAGAAGAGAACATCACAATAGATCGCGCCTGTAGACAAGAAACATTTGCTTATGAAATG gaATCTCATGCACTTGGGAAAAAACCTAAAAATCCAGAAGACATGATCGAAGAAGGGGAGCTCATCTTATCTGTGAACATCTTATACCCTGTTATATTTAATAAG CACAAAGAACACAAGCCATACCAGACAGTGTTGGTACTGGGCAGTCAGAAGCTAACCGAACTGCGGGATTCAATTTGCTGTGTCAGCGACCTCCAGATTGGTGGAGAATTCAGTAGCACTCCAGACCAAGCCCCGGAGCATATCAGCAAA GACCTATACAAATcagcctttttttattttgaaggaaCCTTTTACAATGACAAAAGGTACCCAGAATGTAGAGACTTAAGCAG AACTATTATAGAATGGTCAGAGTCCCATGATCGAGGATATGGAAAATTTCAGACCGCTAGAATGGAAGATTTCACATTTAATGACTTGAATATTAAACTTGGCTTTCCTTACTTATACTGTCACCAGGGAGACTGCGAACATGTTGTTGTTATTACAGACATAAG GCTTGCGCATCACGATGACTGCTTGGATAGAACACTTTATCCCCTTCTTACCAAGAAGCATTGGCTGTGGaccagaaaatgttttgtttgcaAGATGTATACAGCTAG atGGGTGACAAACAACGACACCTTTGCACCAGAGGATCCATGTTTCTTTTGTGATGTCTGTTTCAGAATGCTGCATTATGATTCTGAAGGCAACAAACTAGGGGAATTCCTTGCTTATCCTTATGTTGACCCAGGAACCTTTAATTAG